The Lycium barbarum isolate Lr01 chromosome 11, ASM1917538v2, whole genome shotgun sequence genome contains the following window.
CTGTATTTGTTCTTGTTAAGTCCCACAATGGTGGAGAGAATGGGTTGTGTTTTCCTTATATGGTTTTGGGGaatcctcccctcatgagctagcttttgaggttgagtcAAACCCGAGGTCCATATTTATCAATTCCTCACATTATTGACTTATTTAAAAAACAAGGCTAAATGAACTACGGACTATGCACCCAAAGGCGTGGCATAGTAATCAAcgaagtgggttgagaaccatgaggtcttaGGTTCAATTCTCAATGACAAAAGCACTAGGTGCTTTCTTCTTATCTACCCAAGCCTTGGTAGACAGAGTTACCCGATACCTGTACTAGTAGGATGTAAACTACCcctggaattagtcgaggtgcggtGCGGGCACCAATTAAAGAAAATATGGGCTATAGTGTGGTAAGGAATTCCTTTTAGAAGGAAATAGAGGTACTTTTAAGCTTTATTTCTAAAGTGAAGATTCTGGTACTAAAGGAGGATTGCCTGCTTAATTAATTATAAGCTGCTTAAACAATGAGAAAATGTTGAGCAGAAGTTCTCCCAACTCTTCCTAATATAATAAATTTCTGAGTGATTATCAGGTAGCATAAGAATCTTGACTCCGAACACCAAAAAAGAGTTCTATAATTACAAGAATCCTAGAATACATGGGGTGTGTGCAAAAGAAGGGTGACTTCGCACCCATGACCACTCAACCTGCTCCATTTCTACTATTTTGATCCTACTCTTAGTTCtattaaaagtaatttgacacATTAAAACCAGTTGTGGTTTCATTCTTCACGAAATCTATCCCATAATGTTCACACAATGTTGTTACTTTCTTTAACTACTTGAGCTAAATGTTGTTGTGCCGTGCATTGCTTCTTTGAATGGAAACTTTAGGCCATTAAGACTGGAATTAttagttctctttttatttaCTTTTAGAACATTAGGGAAGCGTCACAATTTCCCGTAGTTCATCATTCAGTTGGTTGAGGATCCAATACGGATAGATCATGACCATTTCTTTTGACTTCTTATATGATATATTTGCTTTAATAGCACTCCCAAACATCACGGAATTCTGAGCTTGCTGTACTTGATTGCAGAAGCAGCTAAACAGATACGAAAACCAAAGACTTGGAAGCATTCAGAACCTATTACGAGGGCTCAGCTCGTACAGATGCGTGATGAATTCTGGGACACAGCACCGCATTATGGAGGTCGAAAAGGTAATCTCCATAGAATCCGAGAAGTTGTGCTGTATGTACTTGTTTCCTGTTTTCTGGAGAGCCAGAGCTTGGTTAAATTCATCAACTTTACAAATTGAAATATACTTTTGAATTTTGCATCTATGTAAGCCTAAAGATACATCGcttggactctccaaaaatgtcgccgcacccgtgtcggatcctccaaaaatgcactacttttggaggatccggcACGCATCCatcaacatttttgaagagtccgaggtGCATTAGTCTGCCACTCTGCCTAACCATGGAGTTGACCCCTTCACAGTTATTGCTAATTCAACGCTAAAATCtggaatgtatagttcatgatgTTTGACAATATCTTTTTTATAAATAGAAGGTGTCTGATGACATGTATAAAGTGTTTGGGTGGAATAGCATTGATCCAATATGGCAAGTAAAAAATGCTTTAGTACAAGTAAAAGGGATCTTCATTCATTGATTATATAGTGTCGTTTCCCAGCGgaacaaaaacactaggtgatttcgtCCCATCTGCCTAAGCTTTGGAAAACAGAGTTACCGGGTACCTGTTCTGGTGGGAGGTAGTAGGTACCCTGTGATATTACTGAGTTGCTATTCACTTCAAGACAAGCTCATTAGCTTCTCATTTTACCAGTTGTAACTTCAAGAATTGCATTTAGTTTGTTCTCAGTCCATGCATTTGATATATTATTCACATTCTGCTCCTGCGTCTTTTCTGTTACACATCACTCTCTGATAATTCATGGGACATCAAATGTATGAGAACTGTTTCGCTTTGGCAATAGCTAGAATTTTTTAGTTAAAATGACGCTGTTGATTGTGAAGCCGGAAAACACAATATGTGTTCGTAACTCCAAATACCATATTCGTTACACTCCCCTGTGATACTCCAACCACCCAATGGATTGTTTATTCCTAAACAAGTCATGAAGGGTACTAGCCAACATACCTGTCTCCACATTGGATCAAGAACTGGATCAATATGATCAAAAACCGACATATACCTATGTGTACTTACAAGGTAAGTTAATTCATATAACAGCATAGCAGATCCAAATATCCTTACCAGTGGCTGATCTAGAGCACAACCTACAAGTTCATGGGAACCTAGTAGTTTTTGCCCAGACCCGATATATATTTAGAAATTCACTGAATATCTATAAATCTTTGACTGTGAACCtagttattattgtatattaacttgACTCGCTGGAGAAACTCATAAACCTCAAATCCCTAACTATAGTTTTTCCCTCTTCAGAGATTTGGGATGCACTCCGAGCTGCAGCAGAATCGGATATAAGCCTCGCACAAGCAATCGTGGACAGTGCCGGGGTAATTGTGCAAGCCCCTGATTTAACAGTATGCTATGATGAGAGAGGTTTGTACTAAGTAGTACTTTTAACCAAGCATTTTCGACTTCCTTTCTCTATAATCTCATCGTATCAACTATTGTTCTATCGTGCAGGCGCCAAGTATGAGTTGCCCAAGTACGTTCTAAGCGAGCCAACTAATTTGATTCGTGAAAACTGAAAATTGGAAAAGACAAGTCCTTCCCGTACCATGCTTCATTGAGACTTGTAAATTGTTGTAAATTACTGTCACAAGTTATTTCTTTCAACAATTGATATTGTTTTCTGCATGACGGTCCTACTTCAAGATATCGAAAAAGCCATTTCCCGGAAATAGAGCACCAGGTTATCATTTTGGACACAATGTAAAATTGGTGGTTGTAGCATAAGGTTCTATTTTTGCAGTACCTTTACTAAATTTGATCTCTTACTGAGCTCTCTCAACTCACTTGGCAAAGAAATGAGTCAAAGTTTTGCAGAAATCAAACGTTGTATTAGTTATGCAGAAGTTATATAATGACACAAAGCTTATGTTGCAAACTAAACGTTATATTAATTATGCGTAATTTTCTTTGAGATTAGTTTTGGTTATGCTCGAAACAGAACTACAATCAAAAGTTGCGGCAAGATAGCAAGTACTTCTTCATATCTCACTTAACTACTTAGTGGTAAGGCGGTTTTATATTCAATGATATATTTGCCTAACTGTTTTTAGCAATTGACAGAGTATATTAGCTTAATACTCCATTAATTTTATTTTGTGTCTTAGTTTTATtgaacacgaaatttaagaatgTTAAGAAGATTTCTGAATCTTGGTCTTAGTTAAAGGTGTGCATTGACATACCAAAGTACTCTTTGAATTTTATAGTCTTAAACAAGTCATGTCATTTCTATAAGGGAGtatcattaagggtaaaatgataaTGGTGAAACTAAAAACACATAAAATATAGAAAAAGATGTTCTTTTGAACGAATTTAATTAAAAAGATAGTAAGATACACAaactgaaacggagggagtaatatcttTTAAACTAATATGAAAAAGCTATAATATAGTATGTTGAGTTACGAAGTCAAGCTTGATTTGGTACTTTATTGGTGGATAGTGGTTGATTTATATCTTTGAATTCTGTGGAATCTTTTAGATCATCTAACTAATAatttaaaaatcaaatttctagTACATTTGACTGCTTGATAGTTGTTATTGCCGACATCTCCCCAAATTCGCAACTTGTTAGTTGGTAGAGTGTTTGGTTCAACCACTTTCAAAAATTGTTCAAATCAATTATATTcaaactcttcaaaaatgtcgatAGATGCATATCAGATTCACCAAAATATTTTAAGCAATGCAATTTTTAAGGATTCGACGTGAGTATGACAATATTTTTGGAGAGTTCAAGCAACGTAACAAATCAGTAATTCAAATAACAAGTTTCAAGAAAGAAAATCCATGGGAAGCTTCTTCTATTTCTCAATTGCAAGTACACAACttggaacaattttttttttattttttaaaaaaacacccaTAGGGGAAAAATTATGGTCTTTCTTCAGACCACATAGAATCTTCCCAAAATTTGTAAAATAATcagatgaagaagaaaaaaaactttTCTCTTTTCTACATCTACTACTTTTTCTTAGGTACAAAAATGTCAAAATCACTAACTGTCCACTCTGCCACTTGATTTGGGTCCTTATAAATCTCAGTTCCCAAGTCAATTGAAGTCCATTTCCTCCTTGCTGGTGCAGTCCCTGGATCCTGCAAGAAAACATGTTCCATCATTAATTTTCATTATTAAATATTATCCAATACAGATCAATTTGGCAACCTAACTATACCtaggaaatgtttttcaaatgaTTGACAAGAGTAGGTTTTGaaaggatttaagttatatacactgaTGGAGTACAGATTTTTGACATTATCGATGTACATTACGTAGTATAACATGCGATAGCAGATAAGTTACCGTTTTTCCTACCTTACCAATTAACACTTTTCAAAGAGATTTACCTACAATTACCTTACAAGCGACTTGAATGTGTACATTTTTTTTGTAGTGTTAATAAAAATCAAATGCTCTTTGTAGTAGTAGAAGCTGGGAAAAAACTTTGTTTTTCCCGTAATCAATTTTGAAATATTGACCAAGCACAAATTGTTGTTCTAATATCAACGAAAGTATTTTAcaaattgattagtcaaacacaaactgaTGACTCTACAAAAGTACTTTTTCGAAAAGCGATTCTGACAAacaacacttttcaaaataagtagaTCAAGTTCGATCGAACAGCCTGATAAACTCATTTTGAAATCCAAGAAAAGGGAAAAATTGATTCAAACCTGGTAAAAATAAAGTGAATGTGACAACCTCCCAACATCAAGCTCCCATGTTCTTGGATCACCAATCCAACCATCTCCTTTCCTAGTAGGATAACCATAATCCCCCCAAACAGGATGTGGCAAAATCTGCAAAATCTCCTGAGGCTGAGGATTACTATAAGGATCACAATGAACATTAGGCTTCTCAATAAACTTTCCATTTCCAGGTGCACAATACATATGATAAGCCTCGTAAGGGAAACGAGTCCTATCGTTTCGATGAATTTTCGTTCCATTTGGGAAAATGTGGTATGGTGGACATAGTTTTGGGCTGTCTGGTTTGCACCAGGATGGTGTTTCTTGATTCAGGATCATCTCGCTGTATCGTGTAACGTCGGTTGCGACATTGCCATCACATGGTTTGCCATTGTTCTTCCAGCAGCTTCCCATGTCCATTAAGTAAAATTGGCTGTTTCGACCTCCTCCTTTTATCACATTCAAGGTGAATCTCACCTTAAAATTTGGTGATTCTGGTATCTGCAGAACACAAAAGTAGCAAGTAGTTTCTCAAAATCCATAAAGGGTAATCACAAAACTAAAAGAAATCTTGATAAGTTCATATTTGGTGATTCTGGTATCTACAAATCACATTAGTATCAATAGTTTC
Protein-coding sequences here:
- the LOC132618115 gene encoding uncharacterized protein LOC132618115 isoform X1, whose protein sequence is MGCAGSKENEAAKQIRKPKTWKHSEPITRAQLVQMRDEFWDTAPHYGGRKEIWDALRAAAESDISLAQAIVDSAGVIVQAPDLTVCYDERGAKYELPKYVLSEPTNLIREN
- the LOC132618115 gene encoding uncharacterized protein LOC132618115 isoform X2 — translated: MGCAGSKENAKQIRKPKTWKHSEPITRAQLVQMRDEFWDTAPHYGGRKEIWDALRAAAESDISLAQAIVDSAGVIVQAPDLTVCYDERGAKYELPKYVLSEPTNLIREN